A part of Denitratisoma oestradiolicum genomic DNA contains:
- the gspG gene encoding type II secretion system major pseudopilin GspG → MSLDASPPRQRGFTLIEVMVVVVILGVLAALVVPRIMSRPDEARTAAARQDIATLSQALKLYKLDNKRYPSTDQGLAALVQKPSVSPIPDNWKADGYLERLPKDPWGQEYVYLQPGRHGEFDLISYGADGQSDGEGSDADITSWQR, encoded by the coding sequence ATGTCCCTTGACGCATCACCCCCACGCCAACGCGGCTTCACCTTGATCGAAGTGATGGTCGTGGTAGTCATCCTGGGCGTCCTCGCCGCCTTGGTGGTACCACGCATCATGAGCCGCCCGGACGAAGCCCGCACCGCCGCGGCCCGGCAGGACATCGCCACTCTGAGCCAGGCCCTGAAACTCTACAAACTCGACAACAAGCGCTATCCGTCCACCGACCAAGGGCTGGCTGCACTGGTGCAAAAACCCAGCGTCAGCCCCATCCCCGACAACTGGAAGGCCGACGGCTATCTGGAGCGGCTGCCCAAGGATCCCTGGGGCCAGGAATATGTCTATCTCCAGCCCGGTCGCCACGGCGAATTCGACTTGATCTCCTACGGCGCCGACGGCCAATCCGACGGCGAAGGGTCCGATGCAGACATCACTTCCTGGCAACGCTAG
- the gspL gene encoding type II secretion system protein GspL has protein sequence MKILRIRVARPGPASAGWQIGWALVENSTLLSRGEGETNWPAADRVELVLAADLARVLNLTLPRASRGQLRQALPALAEPQVLGPLEDSHFASHKLNPGEPNTVAVVERTLLAELLEMLRRLQQIPAAAWVEAQGLPGPGPSLLWESSGGFIQLPDGSTQSLDRATLERPALGLELALGNAGDRPLVLWLRPCAAAPDLAAWSATLGRVIHNAGRWSWETAVFEGRAINLLQGEFSPPRTGIDSRRLGRIAGLGLAALLLVELLGLGGTWFSLARENRALRAERAQLFLQAFPDTKAVVDPLAQAQNRLTAQARQRGQFGVADFLPLAARLGTAWPAGSPGPARLDYASGQIKALLPAGLSATPPAGLEALQEGNDRYWTLRGEKP, from the coding sequence ATGAAAATCCTGCGCATACGTGTGGCCCGTCCGGGTCCGGCAAGCGCCGGCTGGCAGATCGGCTGGGCTCTGGTGGAGAACTCCACCCTGCTGTCTCGAGGCGAAGGGGAGACCAACTGGCCCGCTGCCGACCGTGTGGAACTGGTACTGGCAGCGGATCTGGCCCGGGTACTGAACCTCACGCTGCCCCGAGCATCCCGCGGGCAATTGCGCCAAGCTCTGCCGGCCCTGGCCGAGCCCCAGGTGCTGGGGCCGTTGGAGGACAGCCATTTCGCAAGCCACAAGCTGAACCCCGGTGAGCCCAATACCGTGGCCGTGGTAGAGCGGACGCTGCTGGCCGAATTGCTGGAAATGCTGCGGCGGCTGCAGCAGATTCCCGCCGCCGCCTGGGTCGAAGCCCAGGGCCTGCCTGGCCCTGGACCCTCTCTGTTGTGGGAGAGTAGCGGCGGCTTTATCCAATTGCCCGACGGCAGCACCCAATCCCTCGACCGTGCCACCCTGGAGCGCCCCGCCCTCGGACTGGAGCTGGCCCTCGGCAACGCGGGAGACCGTCCCCTGGTTCTCTGGTTGCGCCCCTGCGCCGCCGCACCAGACCTGGCTGCCTGGAGCGCCACCCTGGGCAGGGTAATTCACAACGCCGGACGCTGGTCCTGGGAAACCGCCGTCTTCGAGGGACGCGCCATCAACCTGCTGCAAGGCGAATTCAGCCCACCCCGGACCGGCATCGATTCGCGCCGCCTGGGCCGTATCGCCGGACTTGGCCTGGCGGCCCTGCTGCTGGTCGAACTTCTTGGCCTGGGCGGCACTTGGTTTTCCCTGGCACGGGAAAACCGCGCCCTACGGGCCGAGCGGGCACAACTGTTCCTGCAGGCCTTCCCCGACACCAAAGCTGTGGTGGATCCCCTGGCCCAGGCCCAGAACCGACTCACCGCACAGGCCCGGCAGCGAGGGCAATTTGGCGTTGCGGACTTCCTACCCCTGGCCGCCCGACTGGGAACCGCCTGGCCCGCCGGCAGCCCTGGCCCCGCCCGCCTCGACTATGCCTCCGGCCAGATCAAGGCTCTGCTACCGGCAGGGCTCAGCGCCACACCGCCAGCTGGCCTGGAAGCCCTGCAGGAAGGTAATGATCGGTACTGGACCCTGCGCGGAGAGAAGCCATGA
- a CDS encoding GspH/FimT family pseudopilin has translation MQTSLPGNARAFTLLEVLVVLTIVGLTLSLAVAVLSPSPARIAGQEAERLALALEAATEEALGTGQSLAWSFDTAGYRFARREAGAWQPWDADGLLPPRPAKDWRIRAARLGDTDLPSARWAPLGPGRPMQVELAAGPSRWRVLLDGSGQGRAEALP, from the coding sequence ATGCAGACATCACTTCCTGGCAACGCTAGGGCCTTCACCCTCCTCGAAGTCCTGGTGGTGCTGACCATCGTTGGCCTGACCCTGAGTCTGGCCGTGGCCGTGCTGAGCCCCAGCCCGGCCCGCATCGCCGGCCAGGAAGCGGAACGGCTGGCCCTGGCCCTGGAAGCCGCCACGGAAGAGGCTCTCGGCACAGGCCAGTCCCTTGCCTGGTCCTTCGATACCGCGGGCTACCGCTTCGCCCGCCGCGAAGCCGGCGCCTGGCAGCCCTGGGACGCCGATGGCCTGCTGCCACCGCGCCCGGCCAAGGACTGGCGGATCCGTGCCGCACGCCTGGGTGACACGGATCTGCCCAGCGCCCGCTGGGCTCCTCTGGGCCCGGGCCGTCCCATGCAAGTGGAACTGGCTGCCGGCCCATCCCGCTGGCGGGTGTTGCTGGACGGCAGCGGCCAGGGCCGGGCCGAGGCCCTGCCATGA
- a CDS encoding type II secretion system protein GspJ codes for MRRTQGMTLVEVLVAMLIMALLAALSYRALDTLLRSERHMQDDASALRQPIRFFSRLEADLLGYGQRPPRRGSVAPAPWLGDPQATAWTRQPMGTGETWLRVEYRWRQGRIERLTQNEDQPLPLEQRQGDTVLEQVESLKLRYLDREGHWLEHWPATDAPRALEVRLRLQGQGELRRVFALI; via the coding sequence ATGAGGCGGACGCAGGGGATGACGCTGGTGGAAGTGCTGGTGGCCATGCTGATCATGGCCCTGCTGGCGGCGCTCTCCTATCGGGCCCTGGATACCCTGCTGCGCTCCGAGCGACATATGCAGGATGACGCGTCTGCCCTGCGCCAGCCGATACGCTTTTTCAGCCGGCTGGAAGCCGACCTGCTGGGCTACGGCCAGCGCCCGCCGCGTCGTGGCAGTGTGGCACCAGCCCCCTGGCTCGGCGACCCCCAAGCCACCGCCTGGACACGGCAGCCCATGGGGACGGGTGAAACCTGGCTACGCGTGGAATACCGCTGGCGGCAGGGACGAATCGAGCGCCTGACGCAAAACGAAGACCAACCCCTGCCCCTCGAACAACGCCAGGGCGACACCGTGCTGGAACAGGTGGAAAGCCTGAAGCTGCGCTATCTGGACCGGGAGGGTCACTGGCTGGAGCATTGGCCCGCCACGGATGCTCCCCGCGCCTTGGAAGTGCGCCTGCGATTGCAAGGCCAAGGTGAGCTGCGACGGGTTTTTGCCCTGATATGA
- the gspF gene encoding type II secretion system inner membrane protein GspF, protein MQAFRYKALDTAGHARQGTLEAENPRSAREALRQRSLTPLRLDAFNNSGSQGPARILSATLLADLTRQLAVLLDAGLTVEGALSVLMDQSDKPKVRERITNLRAEVLAGHSLAAALARYPRDFPPVYGALVRAGEQAGALPRVMSRLADDLERAAALRHQVLSASLYPALVSIVALAVVGALLAYVVPQVVAAFAHARQTLPLLTRALIATSSASRSLGPFLLLLLIVSGLAAPRFLAARPALAETLERRLLALPGLGRLLLALATSRIASTLGLLVDGGVPLVEALSIAARASRWRPLSQAVEQAARMVREGVPLSRALSETRTFPPVLSRLVESGEASGELPALLLRAAQQQESEARRRLSLLTALLEPALILTMGGVVLLIVIAIMLPVIEMNQLVH, encoded by the coding sequence ATGCAGGCTTTTCGTTACAAAGCCCTCGACACTGCCGGTCACGCCCGGCAGGGCACCCTGGAGGCGGAAAATCCCCGCAGTGCAAGGGAGGCCCTGCGGCAGCGGAGCCTCACTCCCCTGCGTCTGGACGCCTTCAACAACAGCGGCAGCCAGGGGCCGGCCCGCATCCTCTCGGCCACCTTGCTGGCCGATCTCACACGACAGTTGGCGGTGCTGCTGGACGCGGGCCTCACCGTGGAAGGCGCCCTGTCGGTGCTGATGGACCAGAGCGACAAACCGAAAGTCCGCGAACGCATCACCAACCTGCGCGCCGAAGTCCTGGCCGGCCACAGTCTGGCCGCCGCCCTGGCCCGCTATCCGCGGGACTTTCCCCCGGTCTATGGGGCATTGGTGCGAGCCGGCGAACAGGCCGGCGCCCTGCCCCGGGTGATGAGCCGGCTGGCGGATGATCTGGAGCGGGCCGCCGCCTTGCGCCATCAGGTGCTGTCGGCCTCCCTTTATCCAGCCCTGGTCAGCATCGTGGCCCTGGCCGTGGTGGGCGCCCTGCTGGCCTATGTGGTGCCCCAGGTGGTGGCGGCCTTCGCCCATGCGCGGCAGACCCTACCCTTGCTGACCCGGGCCCTGATCGCCACGTCCAGCGCCAGCCGCAGCCTGGGCCCGTTTCTGCTGTTGCTGCTGATCGTGTCCGGCCTCGCCGCGCCGCGTTTTCTCGCCGCCCGCCCGGCCCTCGCCGAAACCCTGGAACGACGGCTGCTGGCCCTGCCGGGCCTGGGCCGCCTGCTGCTGGCCCTTGCCACTTCACGCATCGCCAGCACTCTCGGCCTCCTGGTGGATGGCGGCGTTCCGCTGGTGGAAGCCCTGTCCATCGCGGCCCGCGCCAGCCGCTGGCGCCCCCTGAGCCAGGCCGTGGAACAGGCTGCCCGCATGGTGCGGGAAGGCGTGCCCCTCTCCCGCGCCTTGAGCGAAACCCGGACTTTCCCGCCGGTACTGTCTCGACTGGTGGAAAGCGGCGAGGCCTCGGGCGAACTGCCGGCCCTGCTGCTGCGAGCCGCCCAGCAACAGGAAAGCGAAGCCCGGCGGCGGCTGTCGCTGCTCACCGCCCTGCTCGAGCCCGCTCTGATCCTGACCATGGGCGGCGTCGTGCTGTTGATCGTGATCGCCATCATGTTGCCCGTAATCGAAATGAACCAACTCGTGCATTGA
- the gspE gene encoding type II secretion system ATPase GspE: protein MTAPSSRPISYSQAKTWGVLPLPGRDGWRVLLRPGAHPSALAELRRLLGGPLDAEALDAERFDALLASTYAEGSGASMMDDLGDTRDWARLVEDVRQVEDLLDAADDAPIIRMINGLLLAALKEGASDIHFEPFEQRSLTRIRVDGVLRDLAQPPRALHAAIVSRLKIMAGLDIAEKRLPQDGRIALRLAGRLVDVRLSTLPSGHGERVVLRLLDKEAGRLDLATLGLGAATQAAVDQLIRQPHGILLVTGPTGSGKTTTLYAALSRLDAGQLNIMTVEDPIEYDLDGIGQTQVNPRIELDFARALRAILRQDPDVVMIGEIRDLETAQIAVQASLTGHLVLATLHTNDAVSAVTRLADMGIEPFLLGSSLLGVLAQRLVRRLCPDCRSLYAPSAAEWAQAGSGERPATLWRAVGCPACKGSGYQGRSGIYELMQVDDELRRLIHDQSGEPTLRSAARTGGMLNLKEDALRWVMQGETSLEEILRVTRS, encoded by the coding sequence ATGACCGCGCCCTCGAGCCGCCCCATTTCCTACAGCCAGGCCAAGACCTGGGGCGTACTGCCCCTGCCCGGCCGCGACGGCTGGCGCGTGCTGCTGCGCCCCGGCGCCCACCCGTCCGCCCTGGCGGAACTGCGCCGCCTGCTGGGCGGCCCCCTGGACGCGGAAGCCCTCGACGCCGAGCGCTTCGACGCCCTCCTGGCCAGCACCTATGCCGAAGGCAGCGGCGCCAGCATGATGGACGACCTGGGCGATACCCGTGACTGGGCCCGGCTGGTGGAAGACGTGCGGCAGGTGGAAGACCTGCTGGATGCGGCGGACGACGCCCCCATCATCCGCATGATCAATGGCCTGTTGCTGGCAGCGCTCAAGGAAGGCGCCTCGGACATCCACTTCGAGCCCTTCGAGCAGCGTTCCCTGACCCGCATCCGGGTGGACGGCGTGCTGCGCGACCTGGCCCAGCCGCCCCGCGCCCTGCACGCCGCCATCGTCTCGCGCCTGAAAATCATGGCCGGCCTCGACATTGCCGAAAAGCGCCTGCCCCAGGACGGCCGCATCGCCCTGCGCCTGGCCGGCCGGCTGGTGGATGTGCGCCTGTCCACCCTGCCCTCGGGCCACGGCGAGCGGGTCGTGCTGCGCCTGCTGGACAAGGAAGCCGGCCGCCTCGATCTCGCCACCCTGGGCCTGGGCGCCGCCACCCAGGCCGCCGTGGATCAGCTGATCCGCCAGCCCCACGGCATCCTGCTGGTCACCGGCCCCACCGGCTCGGGCAAGACCACCACCCTCTACGCCGCCCTGTCCCGACTCGACGCCGGCCAGCTCAACATCATGACGGTGGAAGACCCGATCGAATACGATCTTGACGGCATCGGCCAGACCCAGGTCAATCCCCGCATCGAACTGGACTTCGCCCGGGCCCTGCGCGCCATCCTGCGGCAGGATCCGGACGTGGTGATGATCGGCGAAATCCGCGACCTGGAAACCGCCCAGATCGCCGTCCAGGCCAGCCTCACCGGCCATCTGGTGCTGGCCACCCTGCACACCAACGACGCCGTCTCCGCCGTGACCCGTCTGGCCGACATGGGTATCGAACCCTTTCTGCTCGGCTCCAGCCTGCTCGGTGTGCTGGCCCAGCGCCTGGTGCGGCGGCTGTGCCCCGACTGCCGCAGCCTCTATGCCCCCAGCGCCGCCGAATGGGCCCAGGCCGGCAGCGGCGAACGCCCCGCCACCCTGTGGCGCGCCGTCGGCTGCCCCGCCTGCAAGGGCAGCGGCTACCAGGGCCGCAGCGGCATCTACGAACTGATGCAGGTGGACGATGAGCTGCGCCGCCTGATCCACGACCAGTCGGGCGAACCGACCCTGCGCTCTGCCGCCCGGACGGGAGGCATGCTGAACCTGAAGGAAGACGCCCTGCGCTGGGTGATGCAGGGCGAGACCAGCCTCGAAGAAATTTTGCGCGTCACCCGCAGCTGA
- the gspI gene encoding type II secretion system minor pseudopilin GspI yields MRQQRTQGFTLFEVLVALAIVAVSLMAALRAAGASGNTLEAVRLRTLASWVAQNQIAERRARPDWPAPDTRESDVLQGGEHFRLVEAVHALPHKDFRRIDLAVKDADGAVLARFSAVLPRPDLAP; encoded by the coding sequence ATGAGGCAGCAAAGGACGCAGGGCTTCACCCTGTTCGAGGTACTGGTGGCGCTGGCCATCGTGGCCGTCTCCCTGATGGCGGCCCTGCGGGCTGCGGGGGCCTCCGGCAACACCCTGGAAGCGGTGCGGCTGCGCACCCTGGCCAGTTGGGTGGCCCAGAACCAGATTGCCGAACGGCGTGCCCGGCCCGACTGGCCCGCGCCCGATACGCGGGAAAGCGACGTATTGCAGGGCGGCGAGCACTTCCGTCTGGTGGAGGCTGTGCATGCTCTACCCCATAAGGACTTCCGCCGCATCGACCTTGCCGTGAAGGACGCTGACGGTGCAGTGCTGGCCAGGTTTTCCGCCGTGCTGCCGCGACCGGATCTGGCACCATGA
- the gspN gene encoding type II secretion system protein N, whose protein sequence is MKIPSSLVGAGLIGYAIIALLDAPAGLLSPLLEQASHGRVTLHSPAGSLWHGQGQLGLSDCPGPSQNLGLLSWRLAPGLPPTLYVSAPQLISQTVQITPTGLQLRLSSAQLDLPAAALSCLSPALKHAGLGGYLQARSNNLSIGPQGASGTVQMEWREAHSALAQAPLGSFGGSAELVGPEGRFKLQSVDGNPLKLQAEGQWTRRVLKLQGEASIAPQQQDTLSSLFNLLGRHLGGGHYELKIEQRWERE, encoded by the coding sequence TTGAAAATCCCATCGAGCCTCGTCGGAGCGGGCCTCATCGGCTACGCCATAATCGCCCTGCTGGACGCTCCCGCCGGTTTGCTGTCGCCGTTGCTGGAACAAGCCAGCCATGGCCGCGTCACACTCCACAGCCCGGCTGGCAGCCTCTGGCATGGCCAGGGCCAACTGGGTCTGAGCGACTGCCCCGGCCCATCCCAGAATCTGGGGCTGCTCAGCTGGCGTCTCGCCCCAGGCCTGCCACCGACCCTCTACGTCAGCGCCCCCCAGCTGATCTCCCAGACAGTACAGATCACTCCGACCGGACTCCAGTTGCGCCTCAGCTCAGCGCAACTCGATCTCCCCGCCGCCGCCCTGAGCTGCCTCAGCCCAGCCCTTAAGCATGCGGGCCTCGGTGGCTACTTGCAAGCACGCAGCAACAACCTGAGCATTGGTCCCCAGGGCGCAAGCGGCACAGTGCAAATGGAATGGCGGGAGGCCCATAGCGCCCTCGCCCAGGCCCCCCTGGGCAGCTTCGGCGGCAGCGCCGAACTGGTCGGCCCGGAAGGCCGCTTCAAACTGCAAAGCGTTGACGGCAACCCGCTCAAGCTTCAGGCCGAAGGCCAATGGACCCGTCGCGTCCTGAAGCTGCAGGGCGAGGCCAGCATCGCTCCCCAACAGCAGGACACCTTAAGCAGCCTGTTCAACCTCCTGGGTCGCCATTTGGGCGGCGGCCACTATGAACTCAAGATTGAACAGCGCTGGGAGCGCGAATGA
- the gspK gene encoding type II secretion system minor pseudopilin GspK, with amino-acid sequence MSPKSLPQFSRQNGVAVVTAMLVAALAAMLAAHALWFGGLELRRLENRQSLAQARQLVLTGIDWGRSVLADDLNRSRYDHPAEIWAHAIENYPVDGMEEAHVSGQVEEQQGRFDLNRLIRSGRLDPREQERLRRLMVVRGINPARADTLAQWLENLAGLKAEGKTSTSPIRLLTDVEELGASDLTDGELARLKPWVCALPQAAPVNLNFLPTDLLARWQSTPDEDLAARMEAARNAAPFRDLADFRNRARAGGEWSDQEWAASSRYFLLDAAASVGRAHVSGRALVERKGLWPTVIWRKTS; translated from the coding sequence ATGAGCCCCAAATCCCTCCCTCAATTCAGCCGGCAGAACGGGGTGGCCGTGGTCACGGCAATGCTGGTGGCCGCCCTGGCAGCCATGCTGGCGGCCCATGCCCTATGGTTCGGCGGCCTGGAACTGCGCCGCCTGGAAAACCGCCAAAGCCTGGCCCAGGCGAGGCAACTGGTACTGACCGGGATCGACTGGGGGCGTTCAGTGCTGGCCGACGACCTGAACCGCTCGAGATATGACCACCCGGCGGAAATCTGGGCCCACGCCATCGAAAACTATCCTGTAGACGGCATGGAAGAAGCCCATGTCTCGGGTCAGGTGGAAGAACAGCAAGGTCGCTTTGATCTCAACCGGCTGATCCGTAGCGGCCGCCTCGATCCGAGGGAACAGGAACGACTGCGGCGCCTGATGGTCGTCCGGGGCATCAACCCGGCCCGTGCCGATACCCTGGCGCAGTGGTTGGAAAATCTGGCCGGACTCAAGGCAGAAGGTAAGACAAGCACCAGTCCGATCCGGCTCTTGACCGACGTGGAGGAACTGGGTGCCAGTGACCTTACGGACGGTGAACTGGCCCGTCTCAAACCCTGGGTGTGCGCTCTGCCTCAAGCCGCGCCCGTGAATCTGAACTTCCTGCCAACGGATCTTCTGGCTCGCTGGCAGAGCACACCCGATGAAGACCTCGCGGCACGCATGGAGGCTGCCCGCAACGCGGCGCCCTTCCGGGATCTGGCCGACTTCCGCAACCGGGCTCGGGCCGGAGGCGAATGGAGTGACCAAGAATGGGCGGCCAGCAGTCGCTATTTCCTGTTGGATGCAGCAGCAAGCGTGGGGCGGGCGCATGTTTCCGGCCGAGCCCTGGTGGAACGAAAGGGCCTCTGGCCCACAGTGATTTGGCGAAAGACATCATGA
- the gspM gene encoding type II secretion system protein GspM, giving the protein MKSTMNTWINQWRQHSPREQRQLAAGALILIAALIYVGFWSPGHRAIARLERELPTLRAEVAALRSLPKILNTLGPNLALQAGSAQSAQAQAKALGLKLDLHAQDNSTLTVSGQGLRYYTLLQWLDGLHRKGGLAVRQARLQAGATAGQVDVQLELAPTEGST; this is encoded by the coding sequence ATGAAGAGCACCATGAACACCTGGATAAACCAATGGCGACAACACAGCCCACGGGAACAGCGACAGCTGGCCGCAGGCGCCTTGATCCTGATCGCCGCCCTGATCTACGTCGGCTTCTGGTCCCCCGGCCACCGCGCCATCGCCCGCCTTGAACGGGAACTGCCGACCCTGCGCGCCGAAGTGGCGGCCTTGCGCAGCCTGCCCAAAATATTGAACACCCTGGGGCCGAATCTCGCCCTGCAAGCCGGTTCGGCGCAAAGCGCCCAAGCCCAGGCCAAAGCGCTGGGACTCAAGCTGGATCTGCACGCCCAGGACAACAGCACGCTGACCGTCAGCGGCCAGGGCCTCCGCTATTACACCCTGCTGCAATGGTTGGATGGCCTACACCGCAAAGGGGGGCTCGCCGTAAGGCAGGCCCGCCTGCAGGCCGGCGCCACAGCTGGGCAGGTAGATGTTCAGTTGGAGCTGGCCCCTACCGAGGGCAGCACTTGA